From Oryza sativa Japonica Group chromosome 4, ASM3414082v1, one genomic window encodes:
- the LOC4335641 gene encoding uncharacterized protein translates to MRSKASMFLKQMVSTIVAVVKAKSTAVRAKTSAMKTRLLIFGVLRNRKLLATAINHKIHAIMGGAAAQDTTNDGGVAGVEDDDGGGSKKAVVLYNTAPSFLTERGYYDHAGEEEEEEEDSDEYLTHSLFQEEDDEDDELVNAPGSVIDLVRDAKEGEGGEFRLEDEIDHVADVFIRRIHKQLKLQKLDSFKRFCEMLERSA, encoded by the coding sequence ATGAGGAGCAAGGCGTCCATGTTCTTGAAGCAGATGGTGTCGACGATCGTGGCGGTGGTGAAGGCGAAGTCGACGGCGGTGAGGGCCAAGACGAGCGCCATGAAGACGCGGCTGCTCATCTTCGGCGTCCTCCGCAACCGGAagctcctcgccaccgccatcaaCCACAAGATCCACGCCATcatgggcggcgccgccgcccaggaCACCACCAACGACGGTGGCGTCGCCGGagtggaggacgacgacggcggcggcagcaagaAGGCCGTGGTGCTGTACAACACCGCGCCGAGCTTCCTCACGGAGCGCGGCTACTACGatcacgccggcgaggaggaagaggaggaggaggacagcgACGAGTACCTGACGCACTCGTTGTTccaggaggaagacgacgaggacgacgagctggTGAACGCGCCGGGGTCGGTGATCGACCTGGTGCGCGACGCCAAGGAAGGGGAAGGCGGCGAGTTCCGGCTGGAGGACGAGATCGACCACGTCGCCGACGTGTTCATCCGCCGCATCCACAAGCAGCTCAAGCTCCAGAAGCTCGACTCCTTCAAGAGGTTCTGCGAGATGCTCGAGAGGAGCGCCTAA